The DNA region TGGATTAcagtacataaaaaaatatatttagtgCCTTTCttagaatttaattttaataaatatattcattaatttgGGAAATTCCTTATAcatcaaatatatataatgtgataaaaagaatatttatttattagatatgaatgaataaaggagcataaatatattatatacaatacGTAgtgtttaatttatttttaacatttcaccaaaaacttatatatattaatacaaaaaaaaatacatcttggaattatttaaaaattaataataaatgtaaatatatttgccaTTATAATGTTATGATTAAACATATCCTAaaatttattgtaataaatcaacttttaccaatttttatatttattaagtttttatatatgatgtaatataatatatattgaatataaaaatattatatatataatatatataatatttataaatatgtgtaGACAATAGTTATGTTCTTCTTTATTTAccttattaaatataatatataaatgtataatgattttgttattttatattcCGCGAACAATGTAATATCATTTGTTcattaatgaaatatatttataaaatataagatGATTTATGTTTTCTTCTACTATTTTTCACTtagtacatattatataatttaatgaaaatacaTGTGTACAGTACTTCAATAGAAAAAAGTACAATTTACCTCAATATATGTATCCTATATCAcaaaagaataaattattgttatatataattaagtaacatatgtttttaattttgaaaaagatattatataataaatttaaatgaaaattttataatgtatacatttccattaaataatagattacataatataatatatatgggaatgtatttttactataaatatatatctatcATTTAtaacacttttaaaattaataaaatctgTTGTATATTttagattaatttatttttgtaaaaagaggtttcatttttatgtaggTGTTTATACAcgtaatgtatttttatttattttttttaaatataactCTATATTTTGTAAGAACTTGttttaataggaaaaaaatagttgtgattagattaatttattattttattatgcatgttagaaaattttagcatatttacatattacaaGCATATGTGTATTGACATGTATATTTACAAATAGTGatgcttttttcattgtaataattatgcattatattttttatgaattattattagTTTTTTAATGCATCTTTTGAACAACAATAAATGCAATCTTCTTATAATTaaactttatttatattattcttttaattttgtgaCATTTATCTTAATAATACAACTATATATGTGATGCATTAggatcaattttatataaataactatGTGATATGTAGATTTATTTcttaggaaaaatatatttattagagATATTATGTTTgaattgtttaaatatagttatagactgcattctttttattttttttattgtaaccttataaataaacttattttttatgaagaaataacgcAAGATGTCCTATTCCGCGTGAGGATTCATTTGACTATATCCAATATTTGCACCCAAATAATCTTGATATCCTGGAAATTCTCCTGGGAATGGTCCATTGAAACCACTAGGAATTCCATATGTgcgtcctcttcttcctctaaAGAATGTTCCAACTGGAGTgtactaaaattaaaaaagttatattaagaattttataaaataatgttatgataattctaatttttatttaaatgtattatgaACATATGGATATATGACCTAAATTTATAATaccttaaaaagtaaaaataaaacacccATTCCACCAGATACACCGAGAATTGGCGCTGGTTCAACAGATCCTAAAACATCACTAAAAGTATTTTGTATTGTTCCTAAGACTCCTCTTTCATCACTTCTAGCGTGTTGCTTATCACCATATAAATGATCATCTGTTTGGGTTAATTCTCTCTCTAGTTTTAAAAGTCTTGCTTCTTGATGCCGTGTTCTGAACGATGGATTTTCTTGTGACGTTCTTTTATCTAATGGAACTCCTTCTTGCGATACTCTGAATGATAGTTGTTTTTGTAGAGTTTGTGATGGTGTCATTGCTGCGGGAGGTTCCTCTTCTTGTAATTTTGGTTGTTGTCCTAATCCTTCAGTTTCTGATAATCCTATTTCAACATTATGTCTATTTTCACCTAATCTATGTTCTAAAccttcatttgggggggttgTTAATTGATTTGTTTCTAATGAATTATGTACTGGCATAACAGGTGCTTCTACTATAGGCTTGGGATCTTCTTTTggtaacatattttttaatatactataATCACATTCGTTTTTATGATGTTCTTCTCTTATAATTATATCTTTAAGGTCTTttagtgtttttttaaaatgttcatcatttttaatatattcattgGCATTCCAAGATTCACTAACTATTAAATTAATGTTATCACATAATGGTTTACCGGTTGTATAATTTAATCGTGTTTTATGTTcagtataataataatagagTTTATATaagatttccttttttcgatATTCATCATCTggtttttttatgtatatttcaCATGAATCTCTAGGATAATTATGATTTTTACTTTCCGTAGCAAATTTTCTTGCAAAATCCCTGAAAACATGAAATTTTGATTCAAATTCAGAACTATATCTATTTTTAACTTCGTCATTTAACCAAACGTTAAGGTACGTACAAGATATGGGGTATCCATACgttgaaaaattatgatcTTTTGTTAAAAATCTTGCAAAATcactaaatattttatgatttgTATCAATATTTTGATAttcttcttttaatttttttttggtttcaTCAAAAATCTTAGTAGCAGTATCAGATAATTGTGAATTATCGAAATAAGATTTCAATGTAGAATAACAGTTATAGCTAAGGTACTGAGAGGAAGAAAGATcaattgtaatatatataaatattaaagtgaaattatttaatataaaaatcacTGTTATGTACTGcgtataattcttttaaataggaatttattataattaatcataaaaaaaaattttaaaattacttCCCCTGAATTATTTCTACACTCCATtgtgctttaaaaaaatacagataAAAGTTATACAAAATTCggataatatataatttattatttactaaaATATTAGAATAgattataaatgtaatttttagaatatattttatagttattataaattaatctTATAATCTTATGTCGAatttatatatcatttaaatttatcctatattttataatatatttattaatataataagtaaatggatgtaataaaataggttctttaatttatcatGTCATAAAT from Plasmodium vivax chromosome 4, whole genome shotgun sequence includes:
- a CDS encoding variable surface protein Vir6, putative (encoded by transcript PVX_106210A), which encodes MECRNNSGEYLSYNCYSTLKSYFDNSQLSDTATKIFDETKKKLKEEYQNIDTNHKIFSDFARFLTKDHNFSTYGYPISCTYLNVWLNDEVKNRYSSEFESKFHVFRDFARKFATESKNHNYPRDSCEIYIKKPDDEYRKKEILYKLYYYYTEHKTRLNYTTGKPLCDNINLIVSESWNANEYIKNDEHFKKTLKDLKDIIIREEHHKNECDYSILKNMLPKEDPKPIVEAPVMPVHNSLETNQLTTPPNEGLEHRLGENRHNVEIGLSETEGLGQQPKLQEEEPPAAMTPSQTLQKQLSFRVSQEGVPLDKRTSQENPSFRTRHQEARLLKLERELTQTDDHLYGDKQHARSDERGVLGTIQNTFSDVLGSVEPAPILGVSGGMGVLFLLFKLEHSLEEEEDAHMEFLVVSMDHSQENFQDIKIIWVQILDIVK